The region CGGATGCTGTCGGCGAGCTCCGTGAACCGGCTGATGAGCTTCAGGCTGCCGGCGATCCCCCGCGCGCGCAGCAGGGCCTGGGCCTCCCACGACAGCGACCACCGGCGGTAGTACTGCGTGTACGCCTCGATCGTGCGCACCATGGGTCCGTTGCGTCCCTCAGGGCGCAGGTCGGCATCGAGCTCGAGCGGCACACGCTGATCCGCGAGATGCTCGCGGAGGCCCGCGACGATCTTGGCCGCGTACTGCTGCGCCCGCTGCGGGTCGACCCCGTTCGGATCGTAGATGAAGAGCACGTCGGCATCGGAGCCGAAACCGAGTTCGGCGCCTCCGAATCGCCCCATGGCGATGATCGAGAAATCCATCGCGTCGTCCTCCGGCGGCACGACCTCGCGTCGCACCGCGCGCAGAGCCGCCTGGATGGTCGCCTCGGTGATCTCGGTCAGAGCCCTCGCCATCTCGTCGACACCGACCTGCTCGAGCACTGCCGCCATCGCGGTCCGCAGCAGCTCGCGCCGTCGCAGAGCCCGCACGGCCCGCAGCGCGGCCTTGGTCGTCGCATGCCTGGTCTGGATCGCCCTCGCCTCCTCGTCGAGAGCGGCGCCGCCACGCGGCCGCAGGGCTGCCGGCGTGTCGAGCCAGGCGACGGACTCGGGGATCCACTCCATGAGCTCTCCGACGTAGCGCGAACTCGAGAGCAGTCGGGTGAGGCGCTCGGCGGCGCCGGACGAATCACGCAGCATGCGCAGGAACCAGTGCGTGTCGCCCAGCCGCTCGCTGATGCGCCGGAACGCGATGAGCCCGTAGTCGGGATCGGTGCCGTCGGCGAACCACCGGAGCATCACCGGCATGAGGTGCTTCTGAATGGTCGCCTTGCGGCTGAGGCCCGATGTGAGCGCCGCGATGTGGCGCAGCGCGCCGGCAGGGTCGCGGAAGCCGATCGCGGCCAGTCGGGACCCCGCCTGCGCGGTCGACAGCGTGCGCTCCTCGGCGGGCAACGAAGCGACGGCCGACAGCAGCGGGCGGTAGAACAGCCGCACGTGCTGGTCTCGCACCGCACGTCGGACCTCGTCCCACACCTCCTGCAGCCCGGAGGCGCTGTCAGCCAGCGCCGTGGCGCGGGCGAGGCGGCGCATACCCTCGTCGTCGCGAGGCATGAGGTGGGTCCGGGTGAGGTCGTGCAGCTGCAGCCGGTGCTCGAGCAGGCGCAGGATGCGGTACTGCTCGCCGAAGGCGCCGGCCTCTGCGCGTCCGATGTAGCCGCCCTCCACGAGTGCATCAAGCGATTCGAGCGTGCCACGCGTGCGGATGCTCTCGTCGCTGAGCCCATGCACCAGCTGGAGCAGCTGGACGGTGAACTCGATGTCCCGGAGCCCACCGGGGCCGAGCTTGATCTGGAAGGGCACGTCCTCGGGTGGGATGTGCTCTGTCACCCGCTCGCGCATGCGCTGCACACTCTCGACGAAGTCCTCGCGCTCGGCACTCGTCCACACCTTGGGCTGCACGGCGGCGATGTACGCTGCTCCGAGCTCGGGATCGCCTGCGAGGGGACGCGCCTTGAGCAGCGCCTGGAACTCCCAGCTCTTCGCCCAGCGGTCGTAGTAGGCGACGTGAGACGCCAGGGAGCGCACGAGCGCACCCTGCTTCCCCTC is a window of Microbacterium esteraromaticum DNA encoding:
- a CDS encoding bifunctional [glutamine synthetase] adenylyltransferase/[glutamine synthetase]-adenylyl-L-tyrosine phosphorylase, which translates into the protein MARPDASVSLSALARLGFVELTSASADLTELAELTGLERAVLAEGMIAADPDAAVRGLVTVARRDPAQVTAVLSDPAAREAAWRLLGASPALGAFFERHPSRLRAEALLRSDLPGAAELTARMLAAVDAHSGFARAGDPVRALRVEYRGCLSEIAAADLGADSATAVIGEVSAALADAAGAALEAGIAVARAVLDDSGRAGTREEIAATRLAIIGMGKAGARELNYLSDVDVIFVAGTADEAIVSEAKAIDIATRLAREVMTTLSGIDVEPPLWEVDAALRPEGKQGALVRSLASHVAYYDRWAKSWEFQALLKARPLAGDPELGAAYIAAVQPKVWTSAEREDFVESVQRMRERVTEHIPPEDVPFQIKLGPGGLRDIEFTVQLLQLVHGLSDESIRTRGTLESLDALVEGGYIGRAEAGAFGEQYRILRLLEHRLQLHDLTRTHLMPRDDEGMRRLARATALADSASGLQEVWDEVRRAVRDQHVRLFYRPLLSAVASLPAEERTLSTAQAGSRLAAIGFRDPAGALRHIAALTSGLSRKATIQKHLMPVMLRWFADGTDPDYGLIAFRRISERLGDTHWFLRMLRDSSGAAERLTRLLSSSRYVGELMEWIPESVAWLDTPAALRPRGGAALDEEARAIQTRHATTKAALRAVRALRRRELLRTAMAAVLEQVGVDEMARALTEITEATIQAALRAVRREVVPPEDDAMDFSIIAMGRFGGAELGFGSDADVLFIYDPNGVDPQRAQQYAAKIVAGLREHLADQRVPLELDADLRPEGRNGPMVRTIEAYTQYYRRWSLSWEAQALLRARGIAGSLKLISRFTELADSIRYPETVSLQDVREIKRIKARVEGERLPQGADPRRHLKLGPGTLSDVEWMVQVLQLQHGHRVPDLRTTSTLQALDAAVLADLIPADDAERLREAWVLASRLRSAMTLLTGQTKDVLPAEVRELDGVGRLLGYPDRAATVLEEDYLRVTRRARRVFEKQFYG